One genomic window of Quercus lobata isolate SW786 chromosome 9, ValleyOak3.0 Primary Assembly, whole genome shotgun sequence includes the following:
- the LOC115959817 gene encoding uncharacterized protein LOC115959817 — protein MGVLVESWCFCKGVGKSERMKATIFTNKASAMARISDGTGFLIHRNLLLTTHANLPSVTSAESSEIRLQNGVAATLVPHRFFVTSSVLDLTIVGLDAMDGDSNAQGQQPHYLKTCSKPNLDLGSVVYLLGYTEKKELTVGEGKVVIATDNLIKLSTEGVIWSPGSAGFDVQGNLAFMICDPMKLATSPNTKSSSTSSSSSLSWKKDLPLQFGIPIPIICDWLNQHWEGSLDELNKPKLPIIRLMSAGQRSEHSCASFTLRQVFKSTENDNDGTSSSSNIISKARDQTGPTCSAPANNAEGETLTNDLHSTHVQGIPTPEIYESPKLTSVPVRKKESVQIQLLDINFPPRISKAAVVTQSAKRLPLSFNDNCVNELPPQSPLREDQIKHKGVTSAGADPEISSTASVNGVQSEVQSSSSPIEVSEMQHGYSSEGETMYSAETAESRNYTSPREGKFQQVGRSQSCVIYNRSGIVQRNSVARRTLLEKQRSFIHGRKMYSQATTSQRSNDYYSPTVSSIMKKRNNSEQPSRPRQSAVHSSPRWMF, from the exons ATGGGTGTTCTGGTTGAGTCTTGGTGTTTCTGCAAAGGTGTAGGAAAGTCTGAGAGAATGAAAGCTACCATTTTTACTAACAAAGCTTCTGCCATGGCCAGAATCTCTGACGGCACTGGCTTCTTGATCCACCGGAATCTCCTCTTGACCACTCATGCTAATCTTCCCTCTGTGACTTCTGCCGAGAGCTCCGAGATCCGCCTCCAAAATGGTGTCGCCGCCACTCTTGTTCCTCACAG GTTTTTCGTAACAAGTTCTGTTTTAGATCTTACAATTGTGGGTTTAGATGCCATGGATGGAGATTCAAATGCCCAGGGGCAGCAGCCTCACTACTTGAAAACCTGTTCTAAACCAAATCTGGATCTGGGAAGTGTAGTTTACCTCTTAGGCTACACGGAGAAAAAGGAATTAACAGTTGGTGAAGGAAAGGTAGTGATTGCCACTGACAATCTCATAAAATTGTCAACAGAAGGAGTAATATGGAGTCCTGGGTCTGCTGGATTCGATGTACAAGGCAATCTTGCATTCATGATCTGTGATCCTATGAAACTAGCCACATCGCCAAATACCAAGTCTTCCTCAacttcatcatcatcctcattgtcgtGGAAGAAGGATCTTCCTCTGCAATTTGGTATTCCTATTCCCATCATCTGTGATTGGTTAAACCAGCATTGGGAGGGCAGCCTTGATGAACTTAACAAACCAAAGTTGCCAATCATTCGATTAATGTCTGCGGGCCAGAGGAGTGAGCATTCTTGTGCTTCATTCACACTGCGTCAAGTATTTAAGTCAACCGAAAATGATAATGATGGAACCTCTTCTTCATCCAATATAATCTCTAAAGCCAGGGATCAAACTGGGCCAACCTGTTCTGCTCCAGCAAACAATGCTGAAGGAGAAACCCTGACAAATGATTTGCATTCAACCCATGTGCAAGGAATTCCAACTCCGGAAATATATGAATCACCCAAATTAACTTCAGTTCCTGTTAGGAAGAAAGAAAGTGTACAAATCCAGCTTTTAGATATTAATTTCCCTCCAAGGATTTCCAAAGCAGCAGTAGTGACACAGTCAGCCAAACGACTGCCACTTAGCTTCAATGATAATTGTGTTAATGAACTTCCTCCACAGAGCCCATTGAGAGAAGACCAAATCAAGCATAAAGGTGTCACTAGTGCTGGTGCAGATCCTGAGATTTCCTCAACAGCTTCTGTAAATGGGGTGCAAAGTGAGGTCCAGTCCAGTTCATCTCCAATAGAAGTTTCAGAGATGCAGCATGGGTATAGCAGTGAGGGAGAGACTATGTATTCTGCAGAAACTGCCGAGAGTCGAAACTATACAAGTCCTAGAGAGGGAAAGTTTCAGCAAGTGGGACGGAGCCAGAGTTGTGTAATTTACAATAGATCGGGGATTGTCCAAAGGAACTCAGTGGCTCGGAGAACATTACTAGAAAAGCAGAGAAGCTTTATCCATGGAAGGAAGATGTATTCACAAGCGACAACTTCTCAAAGGAGTAACGACTACTATAGCCCAACTGTATCCTCAATTATGAAGAAGCGGAACAACTCAGAGCAGCCCAGCAGACCCCGGCAAAGTGCTGTTCATTCTTCCCCAAGATGGATGTTTTAA